One window from the genome of Enterobacter asburiae encodes:
- the mntP gene encoding manganese efflux pump MntP gives MNISATILLAFGMSMDAFAASIGKGATLHKPKFSEALRTGLIFGAIETLTPLIGWGLGMLASQFVLEWNHWIAFVLLVFLGGRMVIEGFRGGDEEDEEPQHRHGFWLLVTTAIATSLDAMAVGVGLAFLQVNIIATALAIGCATLIMSTLGMMVGRFIGPLLGKRAEILGGIVLIGIGAQILWAHFAG, from the coding sequence ATGAATATCTCCGCTACGATCCTCCTCGCTTTTGGCATGTCCATGGACGCATTTGCTGCTTCTATCGGAAAAGGCGCCACGCTCCATAAACCAAAATTCTCAGAAGCCCTGCGTACCGGTCTCATTTTCGGTGCTATCGAAACGCTGACGCCGCTTATCGGCTGGGGTCTTGGCATGCTCGCCAGCCAGTTCGTGCTTGAATGGAACCACTGGATTGCGTTCGTCCTGCTGGTCTTTCTCGGTGGTCGAATGGTCATAGAAGGTTTTCGCGGTGGTGATGAAGAAGACGAGGAGCCGCAGCACCGCCACGGGTTCTGGCTGTTGGTCACCACAGCGATTGCCACAAGCCTTGATGCGATGGCCGTCGGTGTCGGTCTGGCATTCCTGCAGGTCAATATTATCGCCACCGCGCTGGCCATCGGCTGCGCAACGCTGATTATGTCCACGCTGGGCATGATGGTTGGACGGTTTATCGGCCCGCTGCTGGGTAAACGCGCCGAGATCCTGGGGGGAATTGTGTTGATTGGCATTGGCGCCCAGATCCTCTGGGCACACTTCGCCGGTTAA
- a CDS encoding YobH family protein → MRLIIRTIVALAIVWIGLLLTGYGVLVGSTENAAGLGIQCKYLTAQGVSTAQYLHTESGIVGLTHCPVLRKTSVVIDNG, encoded by the coding sequence ATGCGGTTAATCATTCGAACAATTGTTGCACTGGCCATTGTCTGGATTGGCCTTCTGCTAACGGGTTATGGCGTGCTTGTGGGAAGCACCGAGAACGCAGCCGGGTTAGGAATTCAGTGTAAATATTTAACGGCACAGGGCGTGAGCACTGCGCAATATCTGCATACTGAAAGCGGGATCGTGGGCTTAACCCACTGTCCGGTCCTGCGTAAGACATCCGTCGTGATTGATAATGGTTAA
- the ftsI gene encoding peptidoglycan glycosyltransferase FtsI encodes MKKKLITTAGNFTPARFVLLCLAIFCSLAFLLGRVAWLQIIKPDNLVKQEDMRSLRQLAIDAPRGMIMDREGRPLAVSVPVRAVWADPKTVLAKGGVGVDERWQALANALHLSLGTLSARINANPQGRFIYLARQVDPAQAKWIDKLNLPGINLRDESRRFYPAGHVAANLIGFTNIDGQGIEGVEKSFNAQLTGKAGVRQVREDRYGRVVENLTEVAPAPAHNIQLSIDERLQTITEDALDNAVAWNKAESGASVLINIPTGEILAMASYPDFNPNNREGATINDFRNRAISDTFEPGSTVKPLVLMTALQQGLVQPDSVIDTHPYTLDGHRIRDVGYYPELTMTGILQKSSDTGVSRLSLAMPVQHLIDTYRNFGFGTNTGLGLTGESAGLLPQRKYWSQLDRATFAFGYGLMVTPLQLAHVYATIGGFGLERPLSITRIDPPVIGHRVMPEEIAHEVEHMMESVALPGGGGVKAAVRDYRVAVKTGTAKKIDDSGKYVDKYVAYTAGVAPASDPRFALVVVINDPQNGAYYGGAVSAPVFSEIMGNVLRLENVKPDGLPAGSDHLIVMR; translated from the coding sequence GTGAAGAAGAAATTGATAACGACCGCTGGCAATTTCACGCCGGCGCGTTTTGTGCTGCTCTGTTTAGCTATTTTTTGTAGTCTGGCTTTTTTGCTGGGCCGCGTTGCCTGGCTGCAAATCATCAAGCCTGACAATCTGGTGAAGCAGGAAGATATGCGCTCCCTTCGCCAGCTGGCGATTGACGCGCCGCGCGGCATGATAATGGATCGCGAAGGTCGCCCCCTGGCGGTGAGCGTGCCTGTCCGGGCCGTGTGGGCCGATCCTAAAACGGTGCTGGCAAAAGGGGGCGTTGGCGTTGACGAACGCTGGCAGGCGTTGGCAAACGCGCTGCATCTCTCCCTGGGCACACTTTCGGCGCGAATCAATGCCAACCCGCAGGGCCGTTTTATTTATCTTGCCCGTCAGGTCGATCCTGCACAGGCAAAGTGGATCGATAAGCTCAACCTGCCCGGCATCAATTTACGCGATGAATCCCGCCGTTTTTATCCTGCCGGTCATGTGGCAGCGAACCTGATTGGTTTCACCAATATTGACGGGCAGGGCATTGAAGGCGTGGAAAAAAGCTTCAACGCACAGCTGACCGGCAAGGCGGGTGTGCGACAGGTAAGGGAAGACCGCTACGGACGCGTGGTTGAAAACCTGACGGAAGTGGCACCCGCACCGGCGCATAACATCCAGTTAAGTATCGACGAGCGTCTGCAAACCATCACCGAAGATGCGCTCGATAATGCCGTGGCCTGGAACAAGGCCGAGTCTGGGGCATCGGTGCTAATTAATATCCCAACCGGGGAAATCCTCGCCATGGCGAGCTATCCGGATTTCAACCCCAATAACCGGGAAGGCGCGACGATAAACGATTTTCGCAACCGTGCGATCAGCGATACGTTTGAACCGGGTTCCACGGTCAAGCCGCTGGTGCTGATGACGGCCCTGCAGCAGGGGCTGGTCCAGCCGGACAGCGTGATTGACACGCACCCGTATACCCTTGACGGGCATCGTATCCGCGATGTGGGCTATTATCCTGAACTGACAATGACGGGGATCCTGCAAAAATCGAGCGATACCGGCGTGTCCCGACTGTCCCTGGCAATGCCTGTCCAGCATCTTATTGATACCTATCGAAACTTTGGTTTTGGCACGAATACGGGGCTTGGCTTAACGGGGGAGAGCGCGGGACTGCTGCCCCAGCGTAAATACTGGAGCCAGCTCGACCGCGCGACCTTTGCCTTCGGCTACGGGCTGATGGTGACGCCGCTCCAGCTGGCGCACGTCTACGCCACGATTGGCGGTTTCGGGCTTGAGAGACCTCTCTCGATTACGCGTATCGATCCACCCGTTATCGGGCACCGCGTTATGCCGGAAGAGATTGCGCATGAGGTGGAGCACATGATGGAGAGCGTTGCGCTGCCCGGCGGTGGCGGGGTTAAGGCCGCCGTTCGTGATTACCGGGTGGCGGTGAAAACCGGTACGGCGAAGAAAATTGACGACAGCGGGAAGTACGTCGATAAATACGTCGCCTATACGGCCGGCGTTGCGCCTGCCAGCGATCCACGCTTTGCCCTGGTGGTGGTCATTAACGATCCGCAAAATGGCGCCTACTACGGCGGTGCCGTTTCCGCGCCTGTCTTCAGCGAGATTATGGGCAACGTGCTGCGTCTGGAGAATGTGAAACCTGACGGGTTACCGGCGGGTTCAGATCACCTTATCGTTATGCGTTAA
- the kdgR gene encoding DNA-binding transcriptional regulator KdgR, with the protein MAIADLDKQPDSVSSVLKVFGILQALGEEREIGITELSQRVMMSKSTVYRFLQTMKSLGYVAQEGESEKYSLTLKLFELGARALQNVDLIRSADIQMREISRLTKETIHLGALDEDSIVYIHKIDSMYNLRMYSRIGRRNPLYSTAIGKVLLAWRDREEVKQILEGVEYKQSTSRTITSTDALLTVLDRVREQGYGEDNEEQEEGLRCIGVPVFDRFGVVIAGLSISFPTLRFSEERLHEYVAILHTAARKISEQMGYHDYPF; encoded by the coding sequence ATGGCTATTGCGGATTTGGATAAACAGCCAGATTCTGTTTCTTCCGTGCTGAAGGTGTTTGGCATCTTACAGGCGCTGGGAGAAGAGCGTGAAATAGGTATTACAGAGTTGTCGCAGCGCGTGATGATGTCAAAAAGCACCGTTTATCGCTTTTTGCAAACCATGAAGTCGCTGGGCTACGTTGCCCAGGAAGGCGAATCTGAAAAATACTCTCTGACGCTGAAGCTGTTTGAGCTGGGTGCCCGTGCGCTACAAAATGTTGACCTGATCCGCAGCGCCGATATTCAGATGCGTGAAATCTCTCGCCTGACCAAAGAGACCATCCATCTCGGCGCGCTGGATGAAGACAGCATTGTTTACATCCATAAAATCGACTCCATGTACAATCTGCGCATGTATTCGCGCATTGGTCGTCGCAACCCGCTCTACAGTACCGCCATTGGTAAGGTTCTGCTGGCGTGGCGCGATCGTGAGGAAGTGAAGCAGATCCTCGAAGGCGTGGAATACAAGCAAAGTACCTCACGAACCATTACCAGCACGGACGCGCTGTTAACGGTGCTCGATCGCGTACGCGAGCAGGGGTATGGCGAAGATAACGAAGAGCAGGAAGAAGGGCTGCGCTGCATCGGCGTTCCGGTGTTTGACCGTTTTGGCGTGGTGATCGCGGGCTTAAGTATCTCCTTCCCAACCTTACGCTTCTCCGAAGAGCGTCTGCATGAGTATGTGGCTATTCTGCACACTGCCGCACGTAAGATTTCTGAACAGATGGGGTATCACGACTACCCGTTCTAA
- the prc gene encoding carboxy terminal-processing peptidase, producing MNTFFKLTALAGLFAITGHAFAVDDITRVDQIPVLKEETQHATVSERVTSRFTRSHYRQFDLDQAFSAKIFDRYLNLLDYSHNVLLASDVEQFAKRKSEVGNELRSGKLDLFYDLYNLSQKRRFERYQYALKVLERPMDFTGTDTFNLDRSKAPWPKDEAELNALWDGKVKYDELSLKLTGKDEKEIRDTLTRRYKFAIRRLAQTNSEDVFSLAMTAFAHEIDPHTNYLSPRNTEQFNTEMSLSLEGIGAVLQMDDDYTVINSMVAGGPASKSKAISVGDRIVGVGQTGQNMVDVIGWRLDDVVALIKGPKGSKVRLEVLPAGKGTKTRIVTLTRERIRLEDRAVKMSVKTVGKEKVGVLDIPGFYVGLTDDVKVQLQKLEKQNVSSIIIDLRSNGGGALTEAVSLSGLFIPSGPVVQVRDNNGKVREDADNDGVVYYKGPLVVLVDRFSASASEIFAAAMQDYGRALIVGEPTFGKGTVQQYRSLNRIYDQMLRPEWPALGSVQYTIQKFYRVNGGSTQRKGVTPDIMMPTGTEETETGEKFEDNALPWDSINAATYVKAGDMTQFGPELLKAHNDRIAKDPEFQYIMKDIARFNALKDKRNIVSLNYAQREKENNEDDATRLARINDRFKREGKPLLKKLDDLPKDYHEPDPYLDETVHIALDLANQEKEKPAVQPAPAK from the coding sequence ATGAACACTTTTTTTAAGCTCACCGCGCTGGCGGGCCTGTTTGCTATAACAGGTCACGCTTTTGCAGTGGACGATATCACGCGTGTTGATCAAATTCCGGTACTCAAGGAAGAGACGCAGCACGCGACGGTGAGCGAGCGCGTGACCTCACGTTTTACCCGCTCGCACTATCGTCAGTTCGATCTCGATCAGGCCTTTTCGGCCAAAATCTTTGACCGCTATCTGAACTTGCTGGATTACAGCCATAACGTTTTGCTCGCCAGCGATGTCGAGCAGTTCGCTAAGCGCAAATCCGAGGTGGGTAACGAGTTGCGTTCAGGCAAGCTGGATCTGTTCTACGATCTCTACAACCTGTCGCAAAAGCGCCGTTTCGAACGCTATCAGTACGCGCTGAAAGTGCTGGAACGTCCGATGGACTTCACCGGCACTGACACCTTTAATCTGGATCGCAGTAAAGCACCCTGGCCGAAAGATGAAGCCGAGTTGAATGCACTGTGGGACGGTAAAGTTAAATACGACGAACTGAGTCTGAAGCTGACCGGCAAAGACGAAAAAGAGATCCGTGACACGCTGACGCGTCGTTACAAATTCGCCATTCGTCGTCTGGCCCAGACCAACAGTGAGGATGTCTTCTCGCTGGCCATGACCGCCTTTGCTCACGAAATCGATCCGCACACCAACTATCTCTCTCCGCGCAACACCGAACAGTTCAATACCGAGATGAGCCTGTCTCTGGAAGGTATCGGTGCGGTGCTGCAGATGGACGATGATTACACAGTGATCAATTCGATGGTCGCGGGTGGCCCGGCATCCAAAAGCAAAGCGATTAGCGTAGGCGATCGCATTGTGGGTGTAGGGCAAACCGGCCAGAACATGGTCGACGTGATCGGCTGGCGCCTTGATGACGTGGTTGCGCTGATCAAAGGTCCGAAAGGCAGCAAGGTTCGTCTGGAAGTTCTCCCGGCAGGAAAAGGCACCAAAACCCGTATCGTTACTCTGACCCGCGAGCGTATCCGTCTTGAAGACCGCGCGGTGAAAATGTCGGTGAAAACCGTGGGTAAAGAGAAGGTCGGTGTTCTGGATATTCCTGGCTTCTACGTAGGGCTGACTGACGATGTGAAAGTTCAGCTGCAGAAGCTTGAAAAGCAGAACGTCAGCAGCATTATCATCGACCTGCGCAGTAACGGCGGCGGTGCGCTGACTGAAGCGGTTTCACTCTCGGGTCTGTTCATTCCATCGGGTCCTGTGGTTCAGGTGCGCGATAACAACGGTAAAGTGCGTGAAGATGCCGACAACGACGGTGTGGTCTACTACAAAGGCCCGCTGGTGGTCCTCGTTGACCGCTTCAGTGCCTCCGCGTCTGAGATCTTTGCCGCTGCAATGCAGGACTATGGCCGCGCGCTGATCGTCGGTGAGCCAACCTTCGGGAAAGGCACCGTTCAGCAGTATCGCTCTCTGAATCGTATTTACGATCAAATGCTGCGTCCGGAATGGCCTGCACTGGGCTCGGTTCAGTACACCATTCAGAAATTCTACCGCGTGAACGGCGGCAGTACGCAGCGTAAGGGCGTAACGCCGGACATTATGATGCCGACAGGCACGGAAGAGACGGAAACCGGCGAGAAGTTTGAAGATAACGCGTTGCCGTGGGACAGCATCAATGCTGCGACCTACGTGAAAGCGGGTGATATGACGCAATTTGGCCCTGAACTGCTGAAAGCGCATAACGACCGCATCGCGAAAGATCCGGAGTTCCAGTACATCATGAAGGACATTGCACGGTTCAATGCCCTGAAAGATAAGCGGAATATCGTTTCTCTGAACTACGCACAGCGTGAGAAAGAGAACAACGAAGACGATGCAACCCGCCTGGCGCGTATCAACGATCGCTTCAAGCGTGAAGGTAAGCCTCTGCTCAAAAAACTGGACGATCTGCCAAAAGATTACCATGAGCCGGATCCGTATCTGGACGAGACGGTGCATATCGCTCTCGACCTGGCGAATCAGGAAAAAGAGAAACCTGCCGTACAGCCCGCTCCGGCAAAATAA
- a CDS encoding MFS transporter — MEKTLSDGLPLPQRYGAIATIIIGISMAVLDGAIANVALPTIASDLHASPASSIWIVNAYQIAIVVSLLSFSFLGDMFGYRRVYQCGLVVFTFTSLLCALSDSLHTLTLARIAQGFGGAALMSVNTALIRLIYPQRHLGRGMGINSFIVAVSSAAGPTIAAAILSVASWQWLFAINVPLGIIAIFFALRFLPANGPKSTMPRFDVASAVMNALTFGLLITALSGFAQGQSLMLTGAELVALLAIGFFFVRRQLTLPVPLLPVDLLRIPLFSLSICTSVCSFCAQMLALVSLPFFLQGVLGRSEVETGLLLTPWPLATMVMAPLAGYLIERVHAGLLGALGLAVMATGLFALALLPSSPTDLDIIWRMILCGAGFGLFQSPNNHTIITSAPRHRSGGASGMLGTARLLGQSSGAALVALMFNLAGQNGNHVALLTAGALASLAAVVSGLRVTQPRVQA, encoded by the coding sequence ATGGAAAAGACCCTTTCCGATGGCCTGCCTTTACCCCAGCGGTATGGCGCTATAGCAACCATCATTATCGGTATCTCAATGGCCGTCCTTGACGGCGCAATCGCGAACGTCGCCCTGCCAACCATCGCCAGCGACCTGCACGCCTCTCCCGCCAGTTCGATATGGATTGTTAACGCCTATCAGATTGCGATTGTGGTTTCCCTGCTCTCGTTCTCTTTCCTGGGCGATATGTTCGGTTACCGTCGGGTGTATCAGTGCGGTCTGGTGGTTTTCACCTTCACGTCCTTGCTATGCGCCCTTTCAGATTCACTGCATACCCTGACGCTTGCCCGCATTGCGCAGGGGTTTGGCGGCGCGGCGCTGATGAGCGTAAACACGGCGTTGATCCGCTTAATTTATCCGCAGCGTCATCTGGGGCGCGGCATGGGGATAAACTCGTTTATTGTCGCCGTCTCTTCCGCCGCCGGGCCTACCATTGCGGCGGCGATCCTTTCCGTTGCGTCATGGCAATGGCTGTTCGCCATTAACGTGCCGCTGGGTATCATCGCCATCTTCTTTGCTCTGCGCTTTCTTCCCGCTAACGGGCCTAAAAGCACCATGCCGCGCTTCGACGTGGCGAGTGCGGTGATGAATGCCCTGACCTTTGGCCTGCTGATTACGGCGCTGAGCGGCTTTGCGCAGGGACAGTCTCTGATGCTTACCGGCGCGGAGCTCGTCGCCCTGCTGGCGATCGGTTTCTTCTTTGTTCGCCGCCAGCTCACACTCCCTGTGCCCTTACTGCCGGTCGATCTGCTGCGTATTCCCCTCTTTTCCCTCTCCATTTGCACGTCAGTCTGCTCGTTCTGCGCCCAAATGCTGGCTCTGGTTTCTCTGCCCTTCTTTCTGCAGGGCGTGCTGGGACGTTCAGAAGTGGAGACCGGCCTGCTGTTAACTCCCTGGCCGCTGGCGACAATGGTGATGGCGCCGCTGGCAGGTTACCTGATTGAACGCGTCCATGCCGGTTTATTGGGAGCACTGGGGCTGGCGGTTATGGCGACAGGCCTTTTCGCGCTGGCTCTGCTGCCGTCATCGCCAACCGATCTGGACATCATCTGGCGTATGATCCTGTGCGGCGCAGGGTTTGGCCTGTTCCAGTCCCCTAACAATCACACTATTATCACCTCCGCGCCGCGCCATCGCAGCGGAGGTGCAAGCGGCATGCTGGGGACCGCGCGCCTTCTGGGGCAAAGCAGCGGTGCGGCGCTGGTCGCCCTGATGTTTAACCTCGCCGGACAAAACGGCAACCATGTTGCGCTTCTCACCGCGGGTGCCCTTGCCTCTCTCGCGGCGGTCGTCAGCGGCCTTCGCGTGACCCAGCCCAGGGTTCAGGCATAA
- the mgrB gene encoding PhoP/PhoQ regulator MgrB yields the protein MKKIRWVILIIVLIACVVLWTQTINVMCDQDVQFFSGVCAINKFIPW from the coding sequence GTGAAAAAAATACGCTGGGTAATTCTGATTATCGTGCTGATAGCGTGCGTGGTGTTATGGACGCAGACGATCAATGTGATGTGCGATCAGGATGTACAGTTTTTTAGCGGCGTTTGCGCAATCAATAAATTTATTCCGTGGTAA
- the htpX gene encoding protease HtpX, whose product MMRIALFLLTNLAVMVVFGLVLSLTGIQSSSVQGLLIMALLFGFGGSFISLLMSKWMALKSVGGEVIEQPRNDMEQWLMNTVAQQSRQAGIAMPQVAIYHAPDINAFATGARRDASLVAVSTGLLQNMSRDEAEAVIAHEISHIANGDMVTMTLIQGVVNTFVIFISRILAQIAAGFMGGNRDEGEESNGNPLIYFAVSMVLELVFGILASIITMWFSRHREFHADAGSAKLVGREKMIAALQRLKTSYEPQEANSMMAFCINGKSKSLSELFMSHPPLDKRIEALRSGEYLK is encoded by the coding sequence ATGATGCGAATCGCGCTCTTCCTGCTCACCAACCTGGCGGTCATGGTGGTTTTCGGGCTCGTGCTAAGCCTGACAGGAATTCAGTCGAGCAGCGTTCAGGGTCTGTTGATTATGGCGCTGCTGTTTGGTTTTGGTGGCTCGTTCATCTCCCTGCTGATGTCGAAGTGGATGGCACTGAAGTCGGTGGGCGGTGAGGTTATTGAACAGCCTCGTAACGATATGGAACAGTGGCTGATGAATACGGTGGCTCAGCAATCCCGTCAGGCCGGGATCGCCATGCCGCAGGTGGCGATTTATCATGCCCCGGACATCAACGCTTTCGCCACGGGCGCCCGTCGCGATGCGTCACTGGTTGCCGTCAGCACCGGATTGCTGCAGAACATGAGCCGTGACGAAGCCGAAGCGGTTATTGCCCACGAAATCAGCCATATCGCCAACGGTGACATGGTGACCATGACCCTGATTCAGGGCGTGGTGAACACCTTCGTGATCTTCATCTCCCGTATTCTGGCGCAGATTGCGGCAGGCTTTATGGGTGGCAACCGCGACGAAGGTGAAGAGAGCAACGGCAATCCGCTGATCTACTTCGCCGTTTCGATGGTTCTGGAACTGGTATTCGGTATTTTGGCCAGCATCATCACCATGTGGTTCTCCCGCCACCGTGAATTCCACGCGGATGCCGGCTCGGCGAAACTGGTTGGTCGTGAGAAGATGATTGCCGCGCTGCAGCGTCTGAAAACCAGCTACGAGCCGCAGGAAGCGAACAGCATGATGGCCTTCTGCATTAACGGTAAGTCCAAATCGCTGAGCGAGCTGTTTATGTCTCACCCGCCGCTGGATAAACGTATCGAAGCGCTGCGCAGTGGGGAATACCTGAAGTAA
- a CDS encoding DUF986 family protein, giving the protein MTVTDIVLVLFIAALLAYAIYDEFIMPRRHGETLLSLPLLRRGRVDAFIFAGLIAILIYNNVTGHGAILTTWLLCALALMAVYLFWIRTPKIIFKSRGFFFANVWIEYNRIKEMNLSEDGVLVMQLEQRRLLVRVKNIDDLEKIYKLLVKTQ; this is encoded by the coding sequence ATGACTGTCACGGACATCGTACTGGTTTTATTTATTGCTGCCCTTCTGGCTTACGCGATCTATGACGAGTTCATCATGCCCCGCCGTCACGGCGAGACGCTGCTCTCCCTTCCCCTTCTGCGACGCGGGCGCGTGGATGCGTTTATCTTCGCGGGTCTCATCGCTATTCTTATTTACAATAACGTCACCGGCCATGGTGCAATATTAACCACATGGTTATTATGTGCGCTGGCATTAATGGCTGTTTATCTGTTCTGGATCCGCACGCCGAAAATCATTTTTAAATCCCGCGGGTTTTTCTTCGCCAATGTATGGATAGAATATAACCGTATTAAAGAGATGAATTTATCCGAAGACGGTGTGCTGGTGATGCAATTAGAACAACGTCGCCTGCTTGTTCGGGTGAAGAATATTGACGACCTGGAAAAGATATACAAGTTACTCGTTAAAACTCAATAA
- a CDS encoding YebO family protein — MGELLNSGLLNIASLMISLVVLLVGLVIWFFVNRASSRTNEQIELLEALLDQQKRQNALLRRLCEANEPEEKDAPKDPVAEDNKDEDDFIRLVAER; from the coding sequence ATGGGTGAGTTACTGAATTCAGGGCTGCTGAATATAGCATCCCTGATGATTTCTTTGGTTGTTCTGCTGGTGGGGCTGGTCATTTGGTTTTTCGTGAACCGCGCCAGTTCCCGTACTAACGAGCAGATTGAACTGCTGGAAGCGCTGCTCGATCAGCAAAAACGTCAGAATGCGCTGCTTCGCCGTCTATGTGAGGCTAACGAACCGGAAGAGAAAGACGCGCCGAAAGACCCGGTCGCTGAAGATAACAAAGACGAAGACGACTTTATCCGCCTGGTGGCTGAGCGTTAA
- the rlmA gene encoding 23S rRNA (guanine(745)-N(1))-methyltransferase, giving the protein MSFSCPLCHAPLTHSDKSYTCPQGHQFDMAKEGYVNLLPVQHKRSRDPGDSAEMMQARRAFLDAAHYLPLRETVAQMLNDILPDSATAMLDIGCGEGYYTARFAGIAREKGALTFGLDVSKVAIRAAAKRYADVTFCVASSHRLPFDDASMDAVIRIYAPCKVEELARVVKPGGWVVTVTPGPRHLMELKGLIYDEVRLHAPHSEQLAGFSLKQEQSVAYEMTLKGEEATALLQMTPFAWRAKPEVWEALAAHSTFRCQTDFSIHVWQCED; this is encoded by the coding sequence ATGTCCTTCAGCTGTCCCCTTTGCCACGCCCCCCTGACGCACTCAGATAAAAGTTATACCTGTCCGCAGGGGCATCAGTTTGATATGGCAAAAGAAGGCTACGTGAATCTTCTGCCGGTGCAGCATAAGCGCTCCCGCGATCCAGGAGACAGTGCAGAGATGATGCAGGCGCGTCGCGCGTTTCTGGATGCCGCGCACTATCTGCCGCTGCGTGAGACCGTCGCGCAGATGCTTAATGACATTCTGCCGGATTCTGCCACCGCCATGCTCGATATTGGCTGCGGGGAAGGGTACTACACCGCACGGTTTGCCGGGATTGCCCGTGAGAAGGGCGCGCTGACATTCGGTCTGGACGTGTCGAAAGTGGCCATTCGCGCGGCGGCAAAGCGTTACGCGGACGTGACGTTCTGCGTGGCATCCAGTCACCGGCTGCCGTTTGACGATGCCAGCATGGATGCTGTTATCCGCATTTATGCGCCCTGCAAGGTGGAAGAGCTGGCTCGCGTGGTGAAGCCGGGCGGATGGGTGGTCACCGTAACGCCGGGCCCGCGTCATCTGATGGAGCTGAAAGGCCTGATCTACGATGAAGTGCGTCTCCATGCCCCTCATTCTGAACAGCTGGCCGGTTTTAGCCTGAAGCAGGAGCAAAGCGTGGCGTATGAAATGACGTTGAAAGGGGAAGAGGCCACCGCGTTGCTGCAGATGACGCCGTTCGCGTGGCGGGCAAAACCGGAAGTATGGGAAGCGCTAGCTGCACACTCAACATTTCGCTGCCAGACGGATTTCAGTATCCACGTCTGGCAGTGCGAAGATTAA
- a CDS encoding MBL fold metallo-hydrolase, with protein MVWKNPWYDPSLKHHTPNGFRNTDPVGHQPGDLDRWRKARKEAGLPKPPALGYEDFIHQWWQPVELTQSHEDGVWWLGHASVLLQLDGNIILTDPVFSRRASPLPFLGPQRKTPPALSVDQLLQLDAVVISHNHYDHLDDATIRRILKRFPDVSFFVPLGLADWFRRRGAKRVVELDWWQSFTWQGMTLTAVPAQHWSMRTPWNRNRSLWCGWVMEGRHHRFWFSGDTGYSPELLLIPQRLGHIDAAALPIGAYAPRWFMAVHHMDPQSAVALWQQLGCPLAFPIHWGVFELADEALDEPVRELTDALDNLAPVNHSFRILKIGEYLSL; from the coding sequence GTGGTCTGGAAAAATCCCTGGTATGACCCCTCCCTGAAACATCACACCCCGAACGGTTTTCGTAATACCGATCCTGTCGGACATCAACCCGGCGATCTTGACCGCTGGCGTAAAGCGCGTAAAGAGGCCGGTTTACCGAAGCCGCCCGCGCTGGGTTATGAAGACTTTATCCACCAGTGGTGGCAACCGGTTGAGCTTACGCAATCTCATGAAGATGGGGTGTGGTGGCTCGGACACGCGAGTGTGTTGCTGCAGCTGGACGGCAATATCATCCTTACCGATCCGGTGTTTTCACGGCGCGCTTCTCCGCTCCCTTTCCTGGGACCACAGCGTAAAACGCCTCCCGCGCTGTCAGTCGATCAACTGCTTCAGCTTGATGCGGTCGTCATCTCCCATAATCATTACGATCATCTTGATGACGCGACCATTCGCCGTATCCTCAAGCGCTTCCCCGACGTCAGTTTTTTTGTTCCGCTGGGCCTGGCCGACTGGTTTCGCCGCCGGGGGGCAAAACGCGTGGTTGAGCTCGACTGGTGGCAGAGTTTCACCTGGCAGGGGATGACGCTGACCGCCGTACCGGCACAGCACTGGAGTATGCGCACGCCATGGAACCGCAATCGCTCATTATGGTGCGGCTGGGTTATGGAAGGTCGACATCATCGTTTCTGGTTCAGCGGCGATACGGGGTATTCGCCCGAGCTGCTGTTGATACCTCAACGCCTGGGCCATATCGATGCTGCCGCGTTACCGATAGGTGCCTATGCCCCACGATGGTTCATGGCTGTCCATCATATGGATCCGCAATCCGCGGTGGCATTGTGGCAGCAGTTGGGTTGTCCGCTGGCGTTTCCCATTCACTGGGGCGTGTTTGAACTGGCAGATGAAGCCCTGGATGAACCTGTGCGGGAGTTAACTGACGCGCTAGATAATTTAGCACCAGTTAATCATTCTTTCAGGATACTGAAAATTGGCGAATATTTATCCTTATAA
- the cspE gene encoding transcription antiterminator/RNA stability regulator CspE, which translates to MAKIKGQVKWFNESKGFGFITPADGSKDVFVHFSAIQGNGFKTLAEGQNVEFEIQDGQKGPAAVNVTAI; encoded by the coding sequence ATGGCAAAGATTAAAGGTCAAGTTAAGTGGTTCAACGAGTCTAAAGGTTTTGGTTTCATTACTCCTGCTGACGGCAGCAAAGACGTGTTCGTACACTTCTCTGCAATCCAGGGTAACGGCTTCAAAACTCTGGCTGAAGGCCAGAACGTTGAGTTCGAAATTCAGGACGGCCAGAAAGGCCCAGCTGCAGTTAACGTAACTGCTATCTGA